The Mycolicibacterium monacense genome contains the following window.
CACGTTGGCCGCGCAACAGGTCAGCACCTACCAGCGGTTCACCGGTGGCCGATTGGCGCTCAACGTGGTGACCGGTGGCGACGACGACGAGATGCGCCGCTACGGCGACGGGATCGACAAGTCGGCGCGGTACCGGCGCACCGGGGAGTTCCTGCGGATCGTGCGGGGGATCTGGTCGGAGCCCGATTTCTCCTTTCACGGCGAGTTCTACGCCGTCGACCACGCCAGGACGGCGTATCCGCTCACCGAGGTGCCGACCGTCTACTTCGGCGGTTCGTCGCCGGAAGCCATCGAGGTCGCCGCCGAATACGCCGACGTGTACCTCACCTGGGGGGAACCGCCGGATCAGGTCGCCGAGAAGATCGACCGGGTGCGGGCCGCGGCCGCCCGGCACGGGCGCACGCTGCGGTACGGCGTGCGGTTGCACACCGTCGCGCGGCCCACCTCCGCACAGGCGTGGCAGCGGGCAGAAGACCTCATCGCGGGGCTGTCGGCCGACGAGGTCCGCCGGGCACACGAGCGCTACCTGGTCAGCGGATCCGAGGGGCAGCGGCGGATGGCGGCGCTGACCACCGGTGAACTCGTCGACGCGCGCAGCCTCGAGGTGTACCCGGGGCTGTGGGCCGGGCCGAGTCTGCTGCGCGACGGGGCGGGCACCGCGGCGACCGGCAGTTACGCCGAGGTGGCCGCGGTGTTCGGGGAGTACGCACGGCTCGGGATCAGCGAATTCGTGTTGTCGGGCTACCCGCAGGCCGAGGAGATCCGCCACGTCGGCGAGGGCGTGCTTCCGCTCCTGGCCGGCACTCCCGCCGAGGCGGTCCCCGCCGGCTGAGGATGTGCGATCGTGGGCGGATGGCTGCCGTAGACGTCCGTCCCGGGCGTAGGTCGGATGTCCGGGAGTTGGCCGATGTGCTCGGGCGGGCGTTCCACGACGACCCGGTGATGAAGTGGATCCTGCCCGACGACGCGGACCGCGGGCGCGGTCTCACGCGCATGTTCGCCACCATGACCCGCCACCACTTCCTGCGCGGCGGCGGGGTGGAGGTGGCCGCGGCGGACGACGGCCTCGGCGCGGCGGCGCTGTGGGATCCGCCGGGCCGGTGGAAGCAGACACGGCTCGAGGAGTTCCTGATGATGCCGGCGTTCGTCCGCGCCTTCGGCAAGCGGGTGGCCATCGGCCAGCAGGTGGCCGACCTGATGAAGGAACACCACCCCGAGGAGCCGCACTGGTACCTGGCGATCATCGGCAGCGATCCGACCGTACGCGGGGCGGGTTTCGGACAGGCGCTGATGCGCTCGCGGCTCGACCGCTGCGACGCCGAGTACGCGCCGGCCTATCTCGAGTCCAGCAACCCGGACAACATCGCGTACTACGAGCGGTTCGGATTCGAGGTCACCGGGGAGTTGAGGGTGCCGGATGGGGGCCCCTCGCTGTGGCCGATGTGGCGACAGCCACGGTGAGACTGCGGTGAGATCACGGATTCGCGGTGAAGCGTGATCTGGCAGCAGTCTCGGCGCACGGGCGGGGCGCCGTCACGGTAGGTGCATGAGCTGTCCGGCCAGGCCGAACAGCCGACTTCCCAGTCGGAGCACCGGAATGCCCAAGGGCAGCAACAGGACTGTCACGCACAGGATCAGGCCGACGAGCCACACCAGCACAGCGACGACGCCGAGCACCACACCGAGCACGGCCGAGACGATTCCCAGCACCACGTTGAGCAACCCGTTCAACACTCGCATGTCGGCCTCCCATCACTTCGAAACCATTCGCGACAAGCGTTTGCGCTGTCCGCGCACCGCCTTACGTGCGTCACGGCTCGTCTTGTCGGTGGTCTTCGCCAGTTCCTTGACCGGATGCGCCAGCGGGCGCGGCAACATCAGCTGCGCCGCGCGCGTCACCAGACGTCGGGCGAGAGCGAGGAGAGGGACACCGAGCGGGAGCAGGATCGCGGTGAGGCACAGGGCTACGCCGACGAGGCCGACGACGCCGCCGAGGATCCACAGCAGTGCTCCGAGAAGACCCCGCAGTACTCGCATCGCGACGCTCCTTCCCTGACCCGCCTGCGCCGGTCGGCGGCAGGCGAGGGGATTACGGCATCGGACCGGGTCGGCAGTAAGCGCACAGTCCCGGATGCATGGTGGGGTAGCCGCAGGCGAAGCAGATGGCCGGGACGCCTGTCGGCCATTCCGCCGAGGAGGCCGTGGTGAGCTGTGCCGAGTCGAGGCCGACACCCAGTCCGTTCATTGCTCGTCCTTCCTGATGAACGGACTACCCGCGCGGAAAAAAATTAACCGTGCCGTCGAATACTCAGCTCCAGGAGTACTCGGCGCGCAGCCGGGCGGCGACGGCCTCGAAGCGTGCGCGGTCGAGGATCGCCCCCTCGCGGCGGATGCC
Protein-coding sequences here:
- a CDS encoding LLM class flavin-dependent oxidoreductase produces the protein MNGSLRFHWYLPTHGDTTTIADNRGSATARAGSHLEPTLHNLTALGRAAEDFGFEAVLTPTGSHCEDSWIATAALAQHTRRLKYLVAFRPGVLSPTLAAQQVSTYQRFTGGRLALNVVTGGDDDEMRRYGDGIDKSARYRRTGEFLRIVRGIWSEPDFSFHGEFYAVDHARTAYPLTEVPTVYFGGSSPEAIEVAAEYADVYLTWGEPPDQVAEKIDRVRAAAARHGRTLRYGVRLHTVARPTSAQAWQRAEDLIAGLSADEVRRAHERYLVSGSEGQRRMAALTTGELVDARSLEVYPGLWAGPSLLRDGAGTAATGSYAEVAAVFGEYARLGISEFVLSGYPQAEEIRHVGEGVLPLLAGTPAEAVPAG
- a CDS encoding GNAT family N-acetyltransferase; this encodes MAAVDVRPGRRSDVRELADVLGRAFHDDPVMKWILPDDADRGRGLTRMFATMTRHHFLRGGGVEVAAADDGLGAAALWDPPGRWKQTRLEEFLMMPAFVRAFGKRVAIGQQVADLMKEHHPEEPHWYLAIIGSDPTVRGAGFGQALMRSRLDRCDAEYAPAYLESSNPDNIAYYERFGFEVTGELRVPDGGPSLWPMWRQPR